A DNA window from Flavisolibacter ginsenosidimutans contains the following coding sequences:
- a CDS encoding bactofilin family protein, with the protein MFSKDKNTSTEKFISNSATLISAGTVLQGDLASETDLRIDGTIRGNVTSKAKVIVGPDGFVEGTVQGSQADIAGKVVGNINVKDLAALRVKSNVQGNITALSLQIENGAVFNGQSVMTAAAGNVVVMKEGEAIHAKAN; encoded by the coding sequence ATGTTCAGTAAAGACAAAAACACAAGCACCGAAAAATTTATCTCCAACAGCGCCACGCTCATCAGTGCCGGTACGGTTTTGCAAGGCGACCTGGCCAGCGAAACCGATTTGCGCATTGACGGCACCATTCGCGGAAACGTAACAAGCAAAGCCAAAGTCATCGTTGGTCCAGACGGCTTTGTGGAAGGCACCGTGCAAGGTTCGCAAGCCGACATTGCCGGTAAAGTCGTTGGCAACATTAACGTAAAAGATTTGGCGGCCCTGCGAGTAAAGAGCAACGTGCAGGGAAACATCACTGCCTTAAGTTTGCAAATTGAAAACGGCGCTGTTTTTAACGGCCAAAGCGTTATGACGGCCGCTGCGGGCAACGTGGTGGTGATGAAGGAAGGAGAAGCGATTCATGCAAAAGCAAACTAA
- a CDS encoding SprT-like domain-containing protein: MSKKEAPLSALQQYLPADTYEPVMHYLHQYKVHLTVARERKSILGDYRHRHGGHTHRISVNGNLNQFAFLITLLHELAHLLTFEKFGNKVSAHGKEWKQIFGGLLAQFIEHNVFPADIETVLLQSLHNPAASSCADEALLRTLKTYDEKKNGASLFVESLPEGALFQTHDGRVFQKGEKLRKRFRCVEVKTKRVYLFSPVYEVEVL, encoded by the coding sequence ATGAGTAAAAAAGAAGCGCCGCTGTCGGCACTGCAACAATACCTTCCGGCGGATACGTATGAACCCGTCATGCATTATCTGCACCAATACAAGGTTCATCTTACCGTGGCGCGGGAAAGAAAAAGTATTTTGGGGGATTACCGTCACCGGCACGGCGGACACACGCACCGCATCAGCGTGAACGGGAACCTGAATCAATTTGCTTTCCTTATTACGCTGCTGCACGAGCTGGCGCACTTGCTCACGTTTGAAAAATTTGGCAACAAAGTTTCGGCGCACGGCAAAGAGTGGAAACAAATTTTTGGCGGCTTGCTTGCGCAATTCATCGAGCACAATGTGTTTCCGGCGGATATTGAAACCGTCTTGCTGCAATCGTTGCACAATCCTGCGGCTTCGTCTTGCGCCGATGAAGCCTTGCTGCGAACATTGAAAACGTACGATGAAAAAAAGAACGGCGCTTCTTTGTTTGTAGAAAGCCTGCCCGAAGGTGCTTTGTTTCAAACGCACGACGGCCGCGTGTTTCAAAAAGGAGAGAAGCTGCGAAAGCGTTTTCGCTGCGTAGAAGTGAAAACAAAAAGAGTGTATTTGTTTAGTCCTGTTTACGAAGTGGAGGTGCTTTGA
- a CDS encoding OmpH family outer membrane protein has translation MKNVSLALNVVLLMAVAVLFYLHFSSGKKTEQTKVAAINTADPVPKGGVRIAYFEMDSINNSFQMVKDVRAELSKEEENLNNALARMQKAYNDKFTQYQSQAKAGMSSIESDKANREMLQLQQRFSAEKQQMEQRLQDLSVRKTQQVKDKVEEFLKEYNKSRGYTYILAYEPGFMFYRDSSYDITADVVKGLNEQYKKK, from the coding sequence ATGAAGAATGTTTCTCTCGCTTTGAATGTGGTGTTGTTGATGGCCGTGGCCGTACTTTTTTACTTGCATTTTTCTTCCGGTAAAAAAACAGAACAGACAAAAGTGGCGGCGATAAATACGGCTGACCCGGTTCCAAAAGGCGGTGTGCGGATTGCTTATTTCGAGATGGACTCCATCAACAATTCTTTTCAGATGGTAAAAGACGTGCGTGCCGAATTAAGCAAGGAAGAAGAGAATTTAAACAACGCATTGGCCCGCATGCAAAAAGCCTATAACGATAAATTCACGCAATACCAAAGCCAGGCGAAAGCCGGCATGTCTTCTATTGAATCCGACAAGGCCAACCGCGAAATGCTGCAATTACAACAACGCTTTTCTGCCGAGAAGCAGCAAATGGAACAACGCCTTCAGGATTTGTCCGTACGCAAAACGCAGCAGGTGAAAGACAAGGTAGAAGAGTTTTTAAAAGAATACAACAAAAGCCGCGGTTACACCTACATTCTTGCTTACGAGCCCGGCTTTATGTTTTACCGCGACAGCAGCTACGACATTACGGCCGACGTGGTAAAAGGATTAAACGAACAATACAAGAAGAAATAA
- a CDS encoding AtpZ/AtpI family protein, with translation MQKQTNPGNDLLRYAGLGGQILVALGIAVFAGYKADKWLKISFPLLVWALPLIVVSLMIYKLIKDTSKKKE, from the coding sequence ATGCAAAAGCAAACTAATCCCGGTAACGATTTACTGCGTTACGCCGGCTTGGGCGGGCAAATCCTTGTGGCGCTTGGGATAGCCGTATTCGCCGGTTACAAGGCCGACAAGTGGCTGAAAATTTCCTTCCCGTTGTTAGTATGGGCACTGCCGTTGATTGTCGTAAGCCTGATGATTTATAAACTGATTAAAGACACATCGAAAAAGAAAGAATGA
- the sucD gene encoding succinate--CoA ligase subunit alpha produces the protein MSILVNKNSKVLVQGFTGTEGTFHASQMIEYGTNVVGGVTPGKGGSSHLDRKVFNTVADCVKETGANVSIIFVPPAFAADAVMEAADAGVELIVCITEGIPVQDMVKVKAFLQGKGTRLIGPNCPGVITAGECKVGIMPGFVFKQGRIGIVSKSGTLTYEAADQVAKAGLGISTAVGIGGDPIIGTTTKEAVELFMNDADTDAIVMIGEIGGGMEAEAARWIKDSGNKKPVVGFIAGQTAPPGRRMGHAGAIVGGAEDTAEAKMKIMSECGIHVVSSPADIGKTIAEIM, from the coding sequence ATGAGCATCCTCGTTAATAAAAATTCCAAAGTGCTCGTGCAGGGCTTTACCGGTACCGAAGGCACTTTTCACGCTTCGCAAATGATTGAATACGGAACCAACGTTGTCGGCGGTGTTACGCCGGGCAAAGGCGGTTCATCGCACCTTGATAGAAAAGTATTTAACACCGTTGCCGACTGTGTGAAAGAAACCGGCGCAAACGTCTCCATCATTTTTGTGCCGCCTGCTTTTGCCGCCGATGCGGTAATGGAAGCTGCCGATGCTGGCGTAGAACTAATTGTGTGCATTACGGAAGGCATTCCCGTGCAGGACATGGTAAAGGTGAAAGCCTTTTTGCAAGGCAAAGGCACGCGGTTAATTGGCCCCAATTGTCCGGGTGTGATTACCGCTGGCGAATGCAAAGTAGGCATCATGCCGGGCTTTGTATTTAAGCAGGGACGCATCGGCATTGTTTCCAAGTCGGGAACGCTAACGTACGAGGCAGCAGACCAAGTTGCAAAAGCAGGACTGGGCATTTCAACGGCCGTAGGAATTGGCGGCGATCCCATCATTGGTACCACCACCAAAGAAGCCGTTGAATTGTTTATGAACGATGCTGATACCGATGCCATCGTGATGATTGGTGAAATTGGTGGCGGCATGGAAGCCGAAGCAGCACGCTGGATCAAAGACTCGGGAAATAAAAAACCGGTTGTCGGTTTTATCGCCGGGCAAACCGCTCCTCCCGGCCGCCGCATGGGCCACGCAGGCGCTATTGTTGGCGGAGCAGAAGATACGGCCGAAGCCAAGATGAAGATCATGAGCGAGTGTGGCATTCACGTCGTTTCAAGCCCGGCAGATATTGGAAAAACAATTGCGGAAATTATGTAA
- the porW gene encoding type IX secretion system periplasmic lipoprotein PorW/SprE, translating into MKARSHIYTLLVILLVSLSYFSQAQPGFHVDIKKDKPFTERKLKSEKTSDGQLKTPKRIFQNLTTRFNYYFNANNKFNEIIERAKMQQKDDYSQLLSFYPYTLEATAADSTQLDSVIYKCRTGIVNHDLRSEWGDDLYLLWASSWHLQKKFDSASMMLQFINYAYAPQDEYGYYSYIGTHKDGAQELSIATKEDKKFLHSNTFSRNNAFIWQIRTRIEMGDMVSSGSLITTLKRDPAFPKRLHNALDEVEAYWYYKQGLWDSAAVHLTAALEGAETKREKARQEYLIAQLFERSGKTGEATKHFAKAVDLTPDPVLDVYARLNLVRLNKEGGDNAIDKNIAELLKMAKRDKYEDYRDIIYYTAAQMEMERANIPAALELLMKGAKYNNGNLASRSKAFLQLADVSYDQKKYIQAAAFYDSLQVADLLPKDAERVNGRKPGLKIVADNSAVVTRQDSLQRIAALPKEQRDELVKKMVKQLRKQQGLKEDAAPTAGSQQLSASPSTDLFSSAAKGDWYFYNTTSRTQGAAEFKQVWGNRPNVDNWRRFAVINQQLQNRTATNGRDARNLQVAAAEETDLTVESLSAKLPTTPESLKASNDSIKTALLNLGAAFLNALEDYPSAINTFEEYRKRFPDGERMDEVLFNLYYAYTKAGNTSQAAAVKKLLLEKYASSRYANILATGKDPQAKAEVSPEATKAYEGVYNLFIEGKFDEAVAAKREADSVYKTTFWQPQLLYIESVYYIRQRQDSVAKAELQTIIRQNTHAALTEKARTLLSVLNRRKQIEDELNRYQIQPQAEDSVAATDATPELKRPDVAAVTTSPPKKEMPTVKAPGEQKEIVTAKTPEVKKADTVAKKPLIVKADTVSKKPQVKTTDTLAKKTIPKKAAVDTIVKKNVSPPKPASIYTFAPETAHYVLMILDKVDPVFVNEARNAFFRYNREKYYGQPLDAQILSLTADVKLLVVTGFANASAATDYVQRARAVASTEIIPWLTGNKYTFTIISAPNLEILKGTTNLAEYKKFLEQYLPGKF; encoded by the coding sequence ATGAAAGCGAGAAGCCATATCTATACGTTGCTTGTCATCCTGCTTGTGAGTCTTTCCTACTTTTCACAGGCCCAGCCCGGCTTTCATGTGGACATTAAAAAGGACAAGCCTTTCACCGAACGCAAACTGAAATCCGAAAAAACCAGCGACGGCCAGTTAAAAACACCCAAGCGCATCTTTCAAAACCTCACGACCCGGTTTAATTATTATTTCAACGCTAATAACAAGTTCAATGAAATTATCGAGCGAGCCAAGATGCAACAAAAAGACGACTACTCGCAGCTTCTCTCCTTTTATCCTTATACACTTGAAGCCACTGCGGCCGACAGCACACAACTGGATTCGGTGATTTACAAATGCCGCACGGGCATTGTGAACCACGACCTGCGCAGCGAATGGGGTGATGATCTTTATCTTTTATGGGCTTCCTCCTGGCACCTGCAAAAGAAATTCGATTCGGCGTCCATGATGCTCCAGTTCATCAATTACGCCTACGCTCCGCAGGACGAATACGGTTACTACTCTTACATCGGCACGCACAAAGACGGCGCGCAGGAATTAAGCATTGCTACCAAAGAAGACAAAAAGTTTCTGCACAGCAACACCTTCAGTCGCAACAACGCTTTCATCTGGCAAATCAGAACGCGAATTGAAATGGGCGACATGGTTTCATCGGGAAGCCTTATTACTACGCTAAAAAGAGACCCTGCTTTTCCCAAGCGTTTGCACAACGCGTTAGACGAAGTAGAGGCTTATTGGTATTACAAACAAGGCCTTTGGGACAGTGCGGCGGTTCATTTAACAGCGGCTTTGGAAGGCGCAGAAACCAAACGGGAAAAAGCACGCCAGGAATACTTGATAGCGCAATTGTTTGAACGCAGCGGCAAGACCGGCGAAGCAACAAAGCACTTTGCAAAAGCCGTAGATCTTACTCCCGATCCGGTGCTTGATGTGTATGCCCGCTTAAACCTCGTTCGCCTGAACAAAGAAGGCGGCGACAACGCCATTGATAAAAACATCGCGGAGTTGCTGAAGATGGCCAAACGCGACAAGTACGAAGACTACCGCGACATTATTTACTATACGGCCGCGCAGATGGAAATGGAACGGGCCAACATTCCCGCCGCGTTGGAACTGTTGATGAAGGGCGCCAAATACAACAACGGCAACCTTGCTTCGCGCAGCAAAGCTTTTTTGCAATTGGCCGATGTCTCTTACGATCAAAAAAAATACATTCAAGCCGCAGCTTTTTACGACAGCCTGCAAGTGGCGGACCTTTTGCCAAAGGATGCCGAACGCGTAAACGGGCGCAAACCCGGATTGAAAATCGTGGCCGATAATTCAGCCGTTGTTACGCGGCAAGACAGCCTGCAACGCATTGCCGCCTTGCCCAAAGAACAGCGCGACGAACTGGTTAAAAAGATGGTGAAGCAATTGCGAAAGCAACAGGGATTGAAAGAAGATGCCGCACCTACAGCCGGAAGTCAACAACTCTCCGCTTCTCCATCCACTGATTTGTTTTCTTCGGCCGCAAAAGGCGACTGGTATTTTTACAATACGACTTCGCGAACGCAAGGCGCAGCGGAATTCAAGCAGGTTTGGGGCAACAGGCCCAATGTGGATAACTGGCGCCGCTTTGCCGTCATCAACCAACAGTTGCAAAACCGCACCGCAACAAACGGACGCGATGCAAGAAACCTGCAAGTTGCTGCGGCGGAAGAAACAGATCTCACGGTTGAAAGCCTTTCGGCAAAGCTGCCTACAACACCTGAATCTTTAAAAGCATCCAACGATTCCATCAAAACCGCACTGTTGAATTTGGGAGCCGCTTTTTTAAATGCGTTGGAAGATTATCCATCCGCCATCAACACCTTTGAAGAATACCGCAAACGTTTCCCCGACGGCGAACGAATGGACGAAGTGCTTTTCAATTTGTATTATGCTTACACCAAAGCAGGCAATACTTCGCAAGCCGCTGCCGTAAAAAAATTGCTGCTCGAAAAATATGCTTCGTCACGTTACGCAAACATTCTTGCCACCGGCAAAGACCCACAAGCAAAGGCCGAAGTTTCACCCGAAGCGACAAAGGCTTACGAAGGCGTTTACAATCTTTTTATCGAAGGCAAATTTGACGAAGCCGTTGCCGCAAAACGCGAAGCGGACAGTGTTTACAAAACCACGTTCTGGCAACCGCAATTGCTCTACATCGAATCGGTTTACTACATCCGGCAAAGGCAGGATAGTGTGGCAAAAGCGGAATTGCAAACCATCATCCGGCAAAATACACACGCGGCGCTTACAGAAAAAGCAAGAACCTTGCTCAGCGTTTTAAATCGCCGCAAGCAAATTGAAGATGAGTTGAATCGTTATCAAATTCAACCACAGGCAGAAGACAGCGTTGCCGCAACCGATGCAACCCCTGAATTAAAACGTCCCGATGTAGCCGCGGTAACGACATCGCCACCGAAGAAAGAGATGCCAACTGTGAAAGCTCCCGGCGAGCAAAAAGAAATTGTTACAGCAAAAACACCCGAAGTAAAAAAAGCAGATACCGTTGCGAAAAAACCTTTGATAGTAAAAGCGGACACCGTGAGCAAAAAGCCGCAGGTAAAAACAACGGATACGCTGGCAAAAAAAACAATTCCGAAAAAAGCCGCCGTTGATACGATTGTAAAGAAAAACGTGTCACCACCGAAGCCTGCTTCCATTTACACGTTTGCACCCGAAACGGCGCATTATGTCCTGATGATTTTAGACAAGGTTGATCCCGTGTTTGTCAACGAAGCAAGGAATGCTTTCTTCCGTTACAACCGCGAGAAATATTACGGCCAGCCTTTGGATGCACAAATACTTTCGCTCACGGCCGATGTAAAACTTTTGGTGGTAACCGGCTTTGCCAACGCAAGTGCTGCCACCGATTACGTTCAGCGGGCAAGAGCCGTGGCCTCAACCGAAATCATTCCCTGGCTTACGGGCAACAAATACACCTTTACCATCATCTCGGCGCCCAACCTCGAAATTTTAAAAGGCACAACAAACCTTGCCGAGTACAAAAAGTTTTTAGAACAATATTTGCCGGGCAAGTTCTAA
- a CDS encoding bifunctional heptose 7-phosphate kinase/heptose 1-phosphate adenyltransferase, whose product MENVTQLFDDFASVKVGVVGDVMLDTYMWGAVERISPEAPVPVVSLHKKEQRIGGAGNVALNLQALGAKAFVLSVTGDDDDAQCLNQLFAASGINTGYCFQSESRITTNKTRVISRNQQMMRLDAEITNDLTTEDEEHLLQNFQRFIATEKPQVVILEDYNKGVLTENVIHSVIALCKEAGIITAVDPKRKNFFAFKGVDIFKPNLKEVKEALNYLHVDAQLPLLKDIHHNLQNFLHHRISFITLSEKGVFYQEEDSAAIIPSHLRSIADVSGAGDTVIAVASLVYAVKQNPYLMAEIANIAGGLVCEEVGTAAIDKLKLLHECELLLS is encoded by the coding sequence ATGGAAAACGTAACGCAGTTGTTCGATGATTTTGCATCGGTTAAGGTAGGCGTAGTGGGTGATGTAATGCTTGACACCTACATGTGGGGCGCTGTTGAACGCATCTCTCCCGAAGCACCTGTGCCCGTGGTTTCGCTGCACAAAAAAGAGCAGCGCATCGGCGGCGCCGGAAACGTTGCCCTGAATCTTCAGGCGCTGGGCGCAAAAGCTTTTGTGCTTTCGGTAACCGGCGACGACGACGATGCGCAGTGCCTGAACCAGTTGTTCGCCGCCAGCGGCATCAACACGGGTTATTGCTTCCAAAGCGAAAGCCGGATTACCACCAACAAAACCCGCGTCATTAGCCGCAACCAGCAAATGATGCGGCTTGATGCGGAGATCACCAATGATCTTACAACAGAAGATGAGGAGCACCTGCTGCAAAATTTTCAGCGTTTTATTGCAACGGAAAAGCCGCAAGTGGTTATTTTGGAAGACTATAACAAAGGCGTACTAACCGAGAATGTCATTCATTCCGTCATTGCTTTGTGCAAGGAAGCGGGCATTATAACCGCCGTTGATCCAAAGCGGAAAAACTTTTTTGCGTTTAAGGGTGTTGACATCTTCAAACCCAATTTGAAAGAAGTAAAAGAGGCTTTGAATTACTTACACGTAGATGCGCAACTTCCCTTGTTGAAAGACATTCACCACAACTTGCAAAATTTTTTGCATCACCGCATTTCATTCATCACGTTATCGGAAAAAGGCGTGTTTTATCAGGAGGAGGATAGCGCTGCCATCATTCCTTCGCACCTGCGCAGCATTGCCGATGTTTCCGGTGCCGGCGACACGGTAATTGCGGTGGCAAGCCTTGTTTATGCCGTGAAGCAAAATCCTTACCTCATGGCTGAAATTGCCAACATTGCCGGCGGCCTTGTTTGCGAAGAAGTGGGAACGGCCGCCATTGATAAACTCAAGCTTTTGCACGAGTGCGAACTGCTGCTTAGCTGA
- a CDS encoding APC family permease, with translation MTEEILTPVEAIAEDKSFKRSLGLTDATMIVAGSMIGSGIFIVSADMLKDLGSAGWLIGAWLITGFMTLTAALSYGELSAMFPKAGGQYVYLREAYNPFVGFLYGWSFFAVIQTGTIAAVGVAFGKFLGYLVPSLGDGNILIGSAAGFKISAAQLVGIALIVLLTYINTKGIKGGKIIQTTFTSAKLLALFGLIIFGFLAAKAFIWQTNWQDAWIMKQHISRIDPKSTANSWTPLIGTAALGAIASAMVGSIFSSDAWNNVTFIAGEVKNPQRNIGLSLFLGTLIVTVIYVAANLMYVSVLPLEQLAFAKDNRIALSVANEIFGAIGTTILALLIMVSTFGCNNGLILAGARVYYTMAKDRLFFKQTGRLNKAAVPEFALWIQCAMACALCLSGQYGNLLDMVSFVVVLFYVLTILGVFILRKKQPNANRPYKAFGYPVLPALYILMGISFCLLLIIYKPQYTWPGLIIVLLGIPIYFVALASRKK, from the coding sequence ATGACAGAGGAAATTCTCACACCGGTTGAAGCCATCGCCGAAGACAAATCCTTTAAACGTTCGCTGGGCTTAACCGATGCCACGATGATTGTTGCCGGCTCCATGATTGGTTCGGGAATTTTTATTGTAAGCGCCGACATGCTGAAAGATTTGGGCTCTGCCGGATGGCTGATCGGCGCGTGGCTCATTACCGGATTTATGACGTTAACCGCTGCTTTAAGTTACGGTGAATTAAGCGCCATGTTTCCAAAAGCCGGAGGCCAATACGTTTACTTGCGTGAGGCATACAATCCCTTTGTTGGTTTCTTGTACGGCTGGAGTTTTTTCGCCGTTATTCAAACCGGAACTATTGCGGCTGTAGGCGTGGCTTTCGGAAAGTTTCTCGGTTACCTCGTTCCTTCGCTTGGCGACGGTAATATTTTAATCGGCAGTGCGGCAGGCTTCAAAATTTCCGCAGCGCAATTGGTGGGAATTGCCTTAATTGTTTTGCTAACCTACATCAATACAAAAGGTATCAAAGGAGGCAAGATTATTCAAACAACCTTCACGTCGGCAAAACTGCTTGCCTTGTTCGGTTTAATCATCTTTGGTTTTCTTGCGGCCAAAGCATTTATCTGGCAAACAAACTGGCAGGATGCGTGGATCATGAAACAACACATCTCCCGGATTGATCCCAAAAGCACGGCCAATAGCTGGACGCCGCTGATTGGCACGGCGGCATTGGGCGCTATTGCTTCGGCAATGGTCGGCAGCATTTTCAGTTCCGATGCATGGAACAACGTAACCTTTATTGCGGGAGAAGTAAAGAACCCTCAGCGCAACATTGGCTTAAGCCTCTTTCTTGGAACACTTATCGTAACGGTTATTTACGTGGCTGCAAACCTGATGTATGTTTCGGTATTGCCATTAGAGCAACTGGCTTTTGCAAAGGACAACCGCATTGCGCTGTCCGTGGCAAACGAAATTTTTGGTGCGATTGGAACTACGATTCTTGCCTTGCTGATTATGGTTTCCACTTTCGGTTGCAACAATGGATTGATCCTGGCCGGCGCACGTGTGTATTACACAATGGCAAAAGACCGATTGTTTTTTAAGCAAACCGGCAGGTTAAACAAAGCCGCCGTTCCCGAATTTGCACTGTGGATTCAATGCGCTATGGCTTGTGCGCTTTGCCTGAGCGGCCAATACGGCAACCTGCTTGACATGGTTTCATTTGTGGTGGTGTTGTTTTATGTGCTGACCATTCTTGGTGTTTTTATTCTTCGCAAAAAACAGCCCAACGCAAACAGGCCTTACAAAGCCTTTGGTTATCCCGTGCTTCCCGCGCTGTATATTTTGATGGGCATCTCATTTTGTTTGCTGCTGATCATTTACAAACCACAATACACCTGGCCGGGTTTGATCATTGTTCTCCTTGGAATTCCCATTTATTTCGTTGCTTTGGCCTCCCGAAAAAAATAG
- a CDS encoding penicillin-binding protein 1A produces MKKGFRIFWILFFSGFGAFVIFIMLCVFGVFGKLPSLKELENPSILQSSEVFAADGTLMGKYYVERGNRSSVAYRDISPHVINALISTEDERFYEHSGIDFKRTFSAIASLGRNGGGSTITQQLAKALLDQGSKNKAWRVIEKFKEYIVAIRLERNFTKEEIVALYLNAVPYGDNIYGIKNAARTYFQKEPYELTVDESALLVGLLRGNSIYNPRIHPKEAKERRNVVLGQMVRNEKLSEAEAARYKALPIKLNYKKLDQNEGYAPYFREVLRNQVADVLKGIKNADGEEYSVYKDGLKIYTTINPRMQDYAEEAVAQQMPILQKALNSQRNIRTGSVWEDHQNVLDAAMKNSDRWRAMKDEGLGDKDIKATFYVKVPMKIFAWNIKREKDTVMTPMDSIKYHRQMMQTGFIAMDPVTGEVKAWVGGIGFKTFKLDHAQLDVKRQVGSSIKPLLYCQAIEERGMSPESTVIDEQQSFGKGQLVPATSKSCTGRSMPMASALAYSRNCATAYIMKQVGPAQFANFLERIQIPTKVEPYPSIALGSCDLSLYEMLWGYTIFAGGGFSTKPTFITRIEDRNGNAIYRTNIGANRKQVVSEATAYKMCKMMEGPVTVGTAKGLMQALDVKEMGGKTGTTNDNADAWFMGYTPQLLAGVWVGCDDRFIRIESAQGYGGTAARPIFQAFFKKTLDDKNLALDKQATFPVPADLQNEITNADIMEIIPKEDDAQGDNQNMSADDYTLDTTSYQNMKPESEKPVSEEDKSKPKPEPKKDTSNKRSPAIGSAPEAPKEKKGFFKKLFGGNKDKDKEQQKPNDY; encoded by the coding sequence ATGAAAAAAGGGTTTCGCATTTTTTGGATTCTTTTCTTTTCCGGTTTCGGCGCATTCGTCATCTTCATCATGCTTTGCGTCTTTGGCGTGTTCGGCAAACTGCCTTCGCTGAAAGAACTGGAGAATCCCAGCATCCTGCAATCATCCGAAGTGTTTGCCGCCGACGGAACCCTGATGGGCAAATACTACGTGGAACGCGGCAACCGCAGCAGCGTAGCGTATCGCGATATTTCACCGCACGTCATCAACGCACTTATCTCTACCGAAGACGAACGCTTTTACGAACATTCGGGCATTGATTTCAAACGAACGTTCAGCGCTATTGCATCGTTGGGTCGCAACGGTGGCGGCAGCACCATTACGCAACAGTTGGCAAAGGCCTTGCTTGATCAAGGATCAAAAAATAAAGCTTGGCGGGTGATTGAGAAATTCAAGGAATACATCGTGGCCATCCGTCTTGAACGAAACTTTACCAAAGAAGAAATCGTTGCGCTTTACCTCAATGCTGTGCCTTACGGCGACAACATTTACGGCATTAAAAACGCAGCCCGTACGTATTTTCAAAAAGAACCTTACGAACTCACGGTTGATGAATCGGCCTTGCTGGTTGGCTTGCTCAGAGGAAATTCTATTTACAATCCGCGCATTCATCCAAAAGAAGCCAAAGAGAGACGCAACGTGGTTTTGGGGCAAATGGTTCGCAATGAAAAGCTTTCGGAAGCAGAGGCAGCCCGATACAAAGCATTGCCCATAAAACTCAATTACAAAAAACTGGATCAAAACGAAGGCTACGCACCTTATTTCCGCGAGGTATTGCGCAATCAGGTAGCTGATGTTTTAAAGGGCATTAAAAACGCCGATGGCGAAGAATACAGCGTGTACAAAGACGGCTTGAAAATTTACACCACCATTAACCCGCGAATGCAGGATTACGCCGAAGAAGCCGTCGCACAGCAAATGCCCATCCTGCAAAAAGCACTTAACAGCCAGCGCAACATCCGAACCGGCTCCGTGTGGGAAGACCATCAAAACGTATTGGACGCAGCGATGAAGAACAGCGACCGCTGGCGGGCCATGAAGGACGAAGGCCTCGGCGATAAAGACATCAAGGCTACCTTTTATGTGAAAGTGCCTATGAAAATTTTTGCCTGGAATATAAAGCGGGAAAAAGACACCGTAATGACGCCGATGGACTCTATCAAATACCACCGGCAAATGATGCAAACCGGTTTCATTGCCATGGACCCCGTAACCGGCGAAGTGAAAGCCTGGGTGGGCGGCATCGGTTTTAAAACCTTCAAGTTAGACCACGCACAATTAGACGTGAAACGCCAGGTAGGATCAAGCATCAAACCATTGCTGTATTGCCAAGCCATTGAAGAAAGAGGCATGTCGCCGGAAAGCACGGTGATTGACGAGCAACAGTCGTTTGGCAAAGGGCAATTGGTACCGGCCACGTCAAAAAGCTGTACCGGTCGTTCAATGCCCATGGCTTCCGCGCTTGCCTACTCACGCAACTGTGCCACGGCCTACATCATGAAGCAGGTTGGGCCCGCACAATTTGCCAATTTTTTAGAACGCATTCAAATACCCACCAAAGTAGAGCCCTACCCCTCCATTGCGCTTGGCTCCTGCGATCTTTCGCTTTACGAAATGCTTTGGGGGTACACCATTTTTGCGGGCGGTGGCTTCTCAACCAAGCCTACCTTCATCACCCGCATTGAAGACCGCAACGGCAACGCCATTTACCGCACCAACATTGGTGCAAACCGCAAACAGGTAGTGAGCGAAGCCACGGCCTACAAGATGTGCAAGATGATGGAAGGACCTGTAACCGTGGGCACGGCCAAAGGATTAATGCAGGCTTTGGATGTAAAAGAAATGGGCGGCAAAACAGGCACCACCAACGACAACGCAGACGCCTGGTTTATGGGCTACACGCCGCAATTACTGGCCGGGGTTTGGGTGGGTTGCGACGACCGCTTTATTCGCATTGAAAGTGCACAAGGCTACGGCGGCACAGCCGCGAGGCCCATTTTCCAAGCCTTTTTTAAAAAAACGCTTGACGACAAAAACCTGGCGCTTGACAAACAAGCAACTTTCCCTGTGCCTGCCGATTTGCAAAACGAAATCACCAATGCCGACATTATGGAGATTATTCCGAAGGAAGATGATGCGCAGGGCGATAATCAGAACATGAGCGCCGATGATTACACGCTGGACACAACTTCGTATCAAAACATGAAGCCCGAATCGGAAAAACCGGTAAGTGAAGAAGACAAATCCAAGCCTAAGCCCGAGCCAAAAAAAGATACGTCAAATAAACGTTCACCCGCTATTGGTTCAGCGCCGGAAGCGCCAAAAGAAAAGAAGGGTTTTTTCAAAAAACTTTTTGGTGGCAATAAGGACAAAGACAAGGAGCAACAAAAGCCAAACGATTATTGA